The following proteins are encoded in a genomic region of Brachypodium distachyon strain Bd21 chromosome 1, Brachypodium_distachyon_v3.0, whole genome shotgun sequence:
- the LOC100834445 gene encoding phosphatidylinositol 4-kinase alpha 1 isoform X1 encodes MEALNELCDLVAANPDLLLADKLTWLSSRCAPASSSSPQRASRAHLHSLLALARLLPAGAAGGSPPPPLLAFLSSHAFLSPAFWPQSFAPAPFLSKLLPLLASAPASPALSSALSSAILAALDVADPASAPLARAFLSAVAANPPQLLPADSAPVGERLLLEFPASEEAPPRAKGKGEDAAGEENGGIKEVVQRFEEEGVEVLERKEVAFRLLVHMMGGEGGLEADKVVKVRNAAARQVRSLTDFLKIRKRDWREQGPQLKARINTKLLCCQAAVVVLVRSVSAMETDSKSSKDMLQQTLAWFIEATKSCILSSWRKLKVCEELFCTLLNGISQITVSRGGQLLPVLLIPLKPLVVSTCSQADMTGCSPGALFEAVVKLSCEIIEFGWTKDRALVDTFIMRLAAYVRERNDYEEEDGKGKEAVPLMRLNVVRLLAELCVCLKRWEVVDMILPLFIEHLEEGDASAPSLLRLRLLDAISRVACLGFEKSYRESIVLMTRSYLDKVKAVGSADNNTLPTEATTERSETLPAGFLLVASNLTSTKLRSDYRHRLLSLCSDVGLAAESKSGRSGADLMGPLLPAVAEICSDFDTVSSVEPSLLKLFRNLWFYIVLFGLAPPIQNNQTPSKPVSTPLNTVEGVSSVALQAVAGPYMWNSQWSVAVQRIAQGTPPLVVSSVKWLEDELELNALHNPGSRRGNGDEKAAVGQRTALAAALGGRVEVAAMSTISGVKATYLLAVAFLEILRFSCDGGILSSTSTLNKSNSAFSCVFEYLLTPNLTPAVTQCLTAVVHRAFEAMLSWLEDRISDIGEGADVRESVLSGHACFLIKSMSQRDEHVRDVSVKLLTQLKEKFPQILWNSSCLDLLLISVHNELTSGPVSDPAWVATVRSLYQKIAREWITSALSYAPCTTQGLIQENFCKPSGAQRTQHTADVVSLLSEIRICTGKNDWSGIRTANVPAVMDSAAAASGARKEAPDITLEVLSTAVVSATAKCNHAGEIAGMRRLFSTMGGLNMGTSPGTQSGQAPQSFDEVFLSKFVRLLQDFVVTAEKQQIDNSQFRETCSQATALLLDHMVSDTRTNLEGFSQLIRLLCWCPAYISTPDAMETGIYIWTWLVSAAPSLGPLVLAELVDAWLWTIDTKRGLFASDMKYCGPDAKLRPHLIPGEPETPPEKDPVEAIIAHRLWLGFFIDRFEVVRHDSVEQLLLLGRMLQGTMRSPTHFSHHPAATGTFFTAMLLGLKFCSCQSQSNLQRCNMGLQLLEDRVYRAALGWFAYAPEWYESQNKSFAQREAQSVSLFVHNLQNTSSPSDSGSKSQGREGELNTADQIHPVWGSVDNYATAKEKRKQLLLMLSQNEADRLEVWANPINTKDTTTFRGKISSDKWTDHSRTAFAVDPRIALSTAMRFPTNAVLQSEITQLVQTHILELRTIPEALPFFITPKAVDENSALLQQLPHWAPCSVTQALEFFTSPYKGHPRVMAYVLRVMETYPPETVTFFMPQLVQSLRYDDGKLVEGYLLGAARRSNIFAHILIWHLQGECEESDNEKEAGAPKSVPHELTSWRGSEIIKTSAFQSLLPAVREKIVDGFTPDARDMFEREFDFFDKVTSISGVLFPLPKEERRAGIRRELEKITIPGDDLYLPTATNKLVRGIQLDSGIPLQSAAKVPIMITFNVIDRDGNPNDVKPQACIFKVGDDCRQDVLALQVIALLRDIFEAVGLNLYLFPYGVLPTGPERGIIEVVPNTRSRNQMGETTDGGLLEIFQQDYGPVGSPSFEAAREMFMISSAGYAVASLLLQPKDRHNGNLLFDSHGRLVHIDFGFILEISPGGNMGFESAHFKLSHEMTQLLDPSGTMKSDTWNQFLRLCVKGYLAGRRHMNGIITTVQLMVDSGLPCFSRGEPIANLRKRFHPEMNEREAANFMVRTCVDAYNKWTTAGYDLIQYLQQGIEK; translated from the exons ATGGAGGCGCTCAACGAGCTCTGCGACCTGGTGGCCGCGAACCCGgatctcctcctcgccgacaaGCTCACCTGGCTCTCCTCCCGCTGCgcgccggcctcgtcgtcctcacCGCAGCGCGCCTCGCGGGCGCACCTCCACTCTCTCCTCGCCctcgcgcgcctcctccccgcgggcgccgccggcgggtcgcccccgcccccgctcctcgccttcctctcctcccacGCCTTCCTATCGCCGGCCTTCTGGCCGCAGTCCTTCGCGCCGGCACCCTTCCTGTCGAAGCTCCTCCCCCTTCTAGCTTCTGCGCCCGCCTCCCCCGCCCTCTCGTCCGCCCTCTCCTCCGCGATCCTCGCCGCACTCGACGTCGCCGACCCTGCCTCCGCACCGCTCGCCCGTGCGTTCCTctccgccgtggccgccaACCCCCCGCAGCTCCTCCCCGCCGATTCTGCGCCCGTCGGTGAGCGGCTGCTCCTCGAGTTCCCCGCCTCGGAGGAGGCACCGCCCAGGGCGAAGGGGAAGGGAGAGGACGCGGCGGGAGAGGAGAATGGAGGGATCAAGGAAGTGGTGCAGAGGTtcgaggaggagggggtggAGGTGCTGGAGCGGAAGGAGGTCGCGTTCAGGCTCCTCGTTCATATGAtggggggagagggagggctGGAGGCCGACAAGGTTGTTAAGGTCAGGAATGCCGCCGCCCGGCAGGTCCGTTCCCTCACGGATTTTCTCAAG ATTAGGAAGCGGGACTGGAGGGAGCAAGGTCCACAGCTGAAGGCAAGGATAAACACCAAATTATTGTGTTGCCAAGCTGCAGTGGTGGTTCTAGTCCGGAGCGTTTCGGCTATGGAAACTGATAGCAAGTCTTCCAAGGATATGCTTCAGCAGACTCTTGCTTGGTTTATCGAAGCTACCAAGTCATGCATCCTCTCATCCTGGCGGAAACTGAAGGTTTGCGAGGAGCTATTTTGCACGCTGCTTAATGGGATCAGCCAGATAACAGTCTCACGTGGGGGCCAGCTCCTGCCGGTGCTGCTGATACCCTTGAAACCGCTTGTTGTGAGCACATGTTCGCAG GCTGATATGACGGGCTGTAGCCCTGGTGCTTTGTTTGAGGCAGTGGTGAAGTTGAGCTGTGAAATTATAGAGTTTGGCTGGACAAAGGATAGGGCTCTGGTCGACACATTCATTATGCGTTTAGCTGCCTATGTTCGTGAGCGGAATGATTATGAGGAGGAG GATGGTAAAGGAAAAGAGGCAGTTCCGCTGATGCGACTAAATGTTGTGCGGCTTCTGGCTGAGTTGTGTGTATGTTTGAAAAGATGGGAAGTTGTAGACATGATTTTGCCCCTTTTCATTGAACATCTAGAAGAGGGTGATGCATCAGCTCCAAGTTTATTGCGTCTACGA TTATTAGATGCAATATCGCGTGTGGCATGCTTGGGTTTCGAAAAATCATACCGTGAGAGCATTGTCTTAATGACAAGAAGCTACCTGGATAAAGTTAAAGCTGTAGGATCTGCAGATAACAACACATTGCCAACGGAAGCAACAACTGAGCGGAGTGAG ACTCTTCCTGCAGGGTTCTTACTTGTTGCGTCCAACCTCACGAGCACAAAACTCAGATCTGATTATCGTCATAGGCTGTTGTCTCTATGCTCTGATGTGGGGCTAGCTGCTGAATCTAAAAGTGGGAG GAGTGGTGCTGATTTGATGGGCCCGTTACTTCCAGCGGTTGCTGAAATATGTTCTGATTTTGATACAGTGTCCTCTGTTGAGCCATCGTTATTGAAGTTGTTCCGCAACCTGTGGTTCTATATAGTCTTATTTGGGCTAGCTCCTCCAATACAAAACAACCAGACACCTTCAAAACCAGTTTCCACTCCATTAAACACAGTGGAGGGCGTCAGCTCTGTAGCCCTTCAAGCTGTTGCTGGACCCTACATGTGGAACAGCCAATGGAGTGTAGCAGTGCAACGTATTGCACAAGGAACTCCGCCTCTG GTTGTCAGTTCAGTGAAATGGCTTGAAGATGAGCTAGAGTTAAATGCTCTGCATAACCCAGGTAGTCGTCGTGGCAATGGTGATGAAAAGGCCGCTGTTGGACAGAGAACTGCACTTGCTGCTGCTTTGGGAGGTCGAGTTGAGGTAGCAGCAATGAGCACAATTTCAG GAGTTAAAGCTACATATCTTCTCGCAGTTGCTTTCCTGGAGATACTGCGTTTTAGCTGTGACGGCGGCATACTTTCATCTACCTCTACATTGAATAAATCAAACAGCGCGTTCAGTTGCGTTTTTGAATATCTGCTGACTCCAAACTTGACACCAGCTGTAACTCAGTGTTTGACGGCAGTTGTGCATAGAGCTTTTGAAGCAATGTTGTCATGGCTG GAGGATCGCATATCTGACATAGGTGAAGGAGCTGATGTAAGAGAATCTGTTCTTTCTGGTCATGCTTGCTTCCTTATAAAGAGCATGTCACAGAGGGATGAACATGTTCGTGATGTGAGCGTTAAGTTGTTAACTCAACTAAAGGAAAAGTTTCCACAG ATCCTCTGGAACTCTTCATGCTTGGATTTACTTCTAATATCTGTTCATAATGAGTTGACTTCTGGTCCTGTTAGTGACCCTGCTTGGGTTGCTACTGTACGCTCACTATATCAGAAGATTGCTAGGGAATGGATAACAAGTGCTCTTTCATATGCTCCATGTACCACTCAAGGCCTTATACAG GAAAATTTTTGCAAGCCGAGTGGTGCACAAAGAACACAGCATACAGCAGATGTTGTCTCACTTTTATCCGAGATACGTATTTGTACTGGAAAGAATGATTGGAGCGGCATCAGGACTGCTAACGTTCCTGCAGTCATGGATTCTGCTGCCGCAGCATCTGgagcaagaaaagaagcacCTGACATCACCCTGGAAGTACTGTCAACTGCAGTAGTGAGTGCAACTGCGAAATGTAACCATGCAGGGGAGATTGCCGGTATGAGAAGGCTGTTTAGTACTATGGGTGGCTTAAACATGGGCACTTCTCCTGGTACACAGTCTGGACAGGCCCCTCAGTCATTTGATGAAGTTTTTCTGTCCAAATTTGTTCGTCTTCTTCAGGACTTCGTTGTTACAGCAGAGAAACAACAAATAGATAATTCCCAATTTCGTGAAACTTGTTCTCAGGCTACAGCATTACTTCTTGATCATATG GTATCCGATACTAGAACAAATTTGGAAGGTTTTTCTCAGCTTATACGACTTCTATGCTGGTGCCCTGCTTATATTTCTACCCCTGATGCAATGGAGACTGGAATTTATATCTGGACATGGCTAGTATCTGCAGCACCTTCTTTAGGCCCTCTTGTGCTTGCAGAACTTGTTGATGCATGGTTGTGGACGATAGATACAAAACGTGGCTTGTTTGCATCGGATATGAAGTACTGTGGCCCTGATGCAAAATTGAGGCCTCACCTCATTCCTGGTGAGCCTGAGACACCACCAGAAAAGGACCCAGTTGAAGCAATAATTGCCCATAGACTCTGGCTTGGCTTCTTTATTGATCGTTTTGAG GTTGTTCGGCACGATAGCGTTGAGCAACTTCTGCTTCTAGGTCGAATGTTGCAAGGGACGATGAGGTCACCAACTCATTTTTCTCACCATCCAGCTGCTACTGGCACTTTCTTTACTGCGATGCTCCTTGGGCTAAAGTTTTGCTCGTGCCAGTCTCAATCTAACTTGCAGAGATGTAATATGGGGCTTCAGTTGTTAGAAGACAGGGTATACCG TGCTGCTCTGGGATGGTTTGCTTATGCACCCGAGTGGTACGAATCTCAAAACAAAAGTTTTGCCCAGAGAGAGGCCCAATCTGTTTCACTATTTGTCCACAATCTGCAAAATACCAGTAGTCCTAGTGATTCTGGTTCAAAGTCGCAGGGACGTGAAGGCGAACTTAACACG GCGGATCAGATCCACCCTGTGTGGGGTTCTGTGGACAACTATGCGACTGCAAAGGAAAAGCGTAAGCAATTACTTTTGATGCTTTCTCAGAATGAGGCAGACAGGCTTGAAGTCTGGGCAAACCCAATAAATACAAA AGACACAACAACATTCCGTGGTAAAATTAGCTCAGATAAGTGGACTGATCACTCCAGAACTGCTTTTGCTGTTGATCCTCGAATCGCGCTCTCTACGGCCATGAGGTTTCCCACAAACGCAGTACTGCAATCCGAAATCACTCAGTTGGTTCAA aCACACATACTGGAGCTCCGCACAATTCCTGAGGCATTACCATTTTTCATCACTCCAAAGGCAGTAGACGAAAATTCAGCATTGTTACAACAACTTCCACACTGGGCTCCGTGCTCTGTTACACAGGCATTGGAGTTTTTTACTTCTCCTTATAAAGGACACCCCCGTGTTATGGCTTATGTCCTTCGTGTCATGGAGACTTACCCACCTGAGACTGTCACCTTTTTTATGCCACAGTTGGTACAGTCTCTCAGATATGATGATGGG AAATTAGTTGAAGGATACTTGCTTGGAGCTGCTCGAAGAAGTAATATATTTGCTCACATCTTAATATGGCATCTGCAG GGAGAATGTGAGGAATCTGACAACGAAAAGGAAGCAGGTGCTCCAAAG TCTGTGCCCCATGAACTTACAAGCTGGAGGGGCAGCGAGATCATCAAA ACCAGTGCATTCCAATCCTTGCTTCCTGCTGTTCGGGAGAAAATCGTTGACGGTTTCACTCCTGATGCTCGGGACATGTTTGAAAGGGAGTTTGATTTTTTCGACAAGGTCACCTCGATTTCTGGtgttcttttccctcttcccAAGGAAGAGCGGAGAGCGGGTATTAGAAG GGAGCTGGAGAAGATTACTATTCCCGGTGACGACCTTTACCTACCTACTGCAACAAACAAGTTAGTACGGGGCATACAACTGGACAGTGGTATTCCTCTCCAGTCTGCCGCAAAAGTTCCAATTATGATTACCTTTAATGTGATTGATCGTGATGGGAATCCTAATGATGTAAAGCCACAGGCTTGCATTTTTAAG GTTGGTGATGATTGTAGACAGGATGTGCTGGCTCTCCAAGTTATTGCTCTACTAAGGGATATATTTGAAGCTGTCGGATTAAACCTGTATCTCTTTCCCTATGGTGTTTTGCCCACTGGCCCGGAGCGAGGCATAATTGAG GTGGTCCCAAATACTCGGAGTAGAAATCAAATGGGTGAAACAACTGATGGCGGTTTATTAGAGATATTTCAGCAAGATTATGGCCCTGTAGGATCGCCTTCTTTTGAAGCTGCTCGCGAAATGTTTATGATTAGTAGTGCTGGATATGCTGTTGCTAGCTTACTTCTTCAACCAAAGGATCGGCATAATGGCAATCTTCTCTTTGATAG CCACGGGAGACTAGTTCATATTGattttggatttattttgGAGATTTCACCTGGTGGGAACATGGGTTTCGAGAGTGCACACTTCAAGCTAAGCCATGAAATGACTCAATTGCTGGATCCATCTGGAACTATGAAGAGTGACACCTGGAATCAGTTTCTGAG ATTGTGTGTCAAAGGATACCTAGCGGGAAGGAGACACATGAATGGCATTATAACTACAGTACAGTTGATGGTGGACAGTGGGCTCCCTTGCTTTAGCAGGGGGGAGCCTATCGCTAATCTTCGGAAGCGGTTTCATCCAGAGATGAACGAGCGCGAGGCGGCAAATTTTATGGTACGGACGTGTGTTGATGCCTACAACAAGTGGACAACTGCTGGGTATGACTTGATTCAATACTTGCAGCAAGGTATTGAGAAATAG